From a region of the Mucilaginibacter auburnensis genome:
- a CDS encoding phosphatase PAP2 family protein — protein sequence MNGAVDQSLAVNTRSILTVSLLSIAYLLLSAWVVGFKTDQLVLVGIFNVCFYAADITRKFILGFSVFIVYWILFDYMKAVPNYTISHVHLADLYNFEKQLFGIKYNNQLLTPNEYWKLNSKTILDIIGGLFYLCWIPVPLGFGAYLFFKNRGQFLRFAMTFFLVNLLGFVVYYSFPAAPPWYIQEHGFVFYPNTPGSTGGLARFDNYFHINLFHSIYQKGSNVFAAMPSLHSAYPIIVLYYGLKNKLGAANIILATVMIGIWLTAIYTSHHYVLDVLAGITCAIIGIILFNLILKQINPFKRFVDKYEAAIQ from the coding sequence ATGAATGGTGCTGTTGATCAGAGTTTAGCAGTTAATACCCGTTCTATACTAACTGTTTCGCTATTATCAATAGCTTACCTGCTCTTATCAGCTTGGGTGGTTGGCTTCAAAACCGACCAGTTAGTGCTTGTAGGTATATTCAATGTTTGTTTTTACGCAGCGGATATAACCCGTAAGTTTATTTTAGGGTTTTCGGTTTTTATAGTTTACTGGATACTGTTTGATTACATGAAAGCTGTGCCAAATTATACCATCAGCCATGTACACCTGGCTGATCTGTATAACTTTGAAAAACAACTTTTCGGTATAAAATACAACAACCAATTACTCACGCCTAATGAGTATTGGAAACTAAATTCAAAAACCATACTTGATATTATTGGCGGCCTGTTCTATCTGTGCTGGATACCCGTTCCATTAGGTTTTGGCGCCTATTTATTTTTCAAAAACAGAGGTCAGTTTCTGCGCTTTGCCATGACCTTTTTTTTAGTTAACCTGCTGGGTTTTGTGGTTTACTACTCCTTCCCCGCCGCACCACCCTGGTATATACAAGAACACGGCTTCGTTTTTTACCCCAACACCCCCGGAAGTACCGGAGGACTGGCACGTTTTGATAATTATTTCCACATTAACCTTTTCCATTCTATTTATCAAAAAGGCTCTAACGTATTTGCCGCCATGCCATCGCTGCACTCGGCTTACCCTATCATTGTACTTTACTACGGTTTAAAGAACAAGTTAGGCGCTGCCAACATAATATTAGCAACTGTTATGATAGGTATTTGGCTTACAGCGATATACACCAGCCACCATTACGTGTTAGATGTTTTGGCTGGCATAACCTGTGCAATTATCGGTATAATCCTGTTTAACTTGATTTTAAAACAAATAAACCCTTTTAAACGCTTTGTTGACAAATACGAGGCTGCTATTCAGTAA
- a CDS encoding sterol desaturase family protein, with the protein MKKKYISNSQDSVRMFKSDFLELLSKVHYTVPLYIFIPVILASTYWALAEKGLSFLTYVEFFFIGLAVWTLTEYVMHRFIFHYVPKNKIGLRLHFIFHGVHHDYPSDAKRLVLPPSVSIPLATAFYFLFNAILPENYVFAFFPGFILGYLFYDITHYAIHHFNFKGSIWKKIKQHHMLHHYQDPDKGYGVTSPLWDKIFSSDFIKK; encoded by the coding sequence ATGAAAAAGAAATATATATCTAATTCCCAGGATTCAGTAAGAATGTTTAAAAGCGATTTTTTAGAATTGCTTTCAAAGGTTCATTATACCGTTCCTTTATACATATTTATTCCGGTTATACTGGCTTCAACCTATTGGGCGCTTGCCGAAAAAGGTTTAAGCTTTCTTACTTACGTTGAGTTCTTTTTTATAGGATTGGCCGTTTGGACGCTTACCGAATACGTAATGCACCGATTTATTTTTCATTATGTACCTAAGAACAAAATAGGTTTACGCCTGCATTTTATATTCCATGGTGTACACCATGATTATCCCAGTGATGCAAAACGTTTGGTTTTACCACCATCAGTAAGCATTCCATTGGCTACAGCGTTTTACTTTTTGTTTAACGCTATTTTACCTGAAAATTATGTTTTCGCGTTCTTCCCGGGCTTTATTTTAGGCTATCTGTTTTATGATATTACCCACTATGCCATTCACCACTTTAACTTTAAAGGAAGCATCTGGAAAAAAATAAAACAGCACCACATGCTGCACCATTACCAGGATCCAGACAAAGGTTATGGCGTAACATCTCCGCTTTGGGATAAAATATTCAGTTCAGATTTTATTAAAAAATAG
- a CDS encoding DUF4833 domain-containing protein, with the protein MKLFFTLLLSVFYVINPATGNFQKKKNKEASNTSIEDKYPTPPDNPNRLFYVQRDPNINTIMYDLNLDKNGRPDAETPIHAYWIRYAEKGEKDELNYLQRKFAYGLVTKKINDEQFDVRFVSYKKLPLTLKKANDDKYHVFINADQKQIMLNRIFVKIEGGTLMLPNVVYVELKGVDAATGKEIMHRFKP; encoded by the coding sequence ATGAAATTATTTTTTACACTATTACTGTCTGTTTTTTACGTTATAAACCCTGCAACAGGTAATTTTCAGAAGAAAAAAAACAAGGAAGCCAGCAATACCTCGATTGAGGATAAATACCCTACGCCACCAGACAATCCTAACCGTTTGTTTTACGTTCAGCGCGACCCGAACATAAATACCATAATGTATGATTTGAATCTGGACAAAAATGGCAGGCCAGATGCTGAAACTCCTATACATGCTTATTGGATACGTTATGCTGAAAAAGGCGAGAAAGATGAACTTAATTACCTTCAGCGTAAATTTGCTTACGGTTTGGTAACAAAAAAAATTAACGATGAGCAATTTGATGTGAGATTTGTGTCGTATAAAAAGCTACCGCTGACCCTTAAAAAGGCTAATGACGATAAATATCATGTTTTCATCAACGCAGATCAAAAGCAAATCATGCTTAATCGTATCTTTGTAAAAATTGAAGGCGGTACCCTAATGTTACCTAACGTTGTTTATGTGGAACTAAAGGGTGTTGATGCAGCAACAGGTAAAGAAATAATGCACCGCTTTAAACCATGA
- a CDS encoding CDP-alcohol phosphatidyltransferase family protein, with product MQQPTSLRTSLQLGIYKVIDPFVKLLIKLGLTPNAVTTIGFMLNVGVAVIFIIGAEAGHRGDLTYVGWAGGLILFAGLFDMLDGQVARLGNMKSTFGALYDSVLDRYSELIMFLGICYYLVAHHYFLSSIFAFVALIGSMMVSYVRARAEGLGIECKGGLMQRPERVVTIGLCAMMCGVASVYIGGDYKLYAFGLKFHIFETMSIFTIPITLLAVLTNITAFNRLKEAKRNLLEKEKGIDI from the coding sequence ATGCAACAACCAACATCGCTCAGAACAAGCTTACAATTAGGCATATACAAAGTTATTGACCCATTTGTTAAGCTTTTAATTAAGTTAGGTTTAACGCCGAACGCGGTTACCACCATTGGCTTTATGCTGAATGTTGGTGTTGCTGTGATATTTATTATTGGTGCTGAGGCCGGCCATCGTGGGGACCTTACATATGTGGGCTGGGCAGGTGGTTTAATACTTTTTGCGGGCTTGTTTGATATGTTAGACGGGCAGGTTGCTCGCCTGGGTAACATGAAATCAACCTTTGGCGCTTTGTATGATTCGGTACTTGACCGCTACAGCGAGCTGATTATGTTTTTGGGTATTTGTTACTATTTGGTGGCACACCATTACTTTTTAAGTTCTATTTTTGCCTTTGTTGCGTTGATAGGTTCAATGATGGTGAGCTATGTACGTGCAAGGGCCGAAGGTTTAGGAATTGAATGCAAAGGCGGTTTAATGCAACGCCCTGAACGTGTTGTTACTATAGGGCTTTGTGCAATGATGTGCGGTGTTGCCTCGGTATACATAGGTGGTGATTACAAATTATATGCATTCGGACTTAAGTTTCACATTTTTGAAACCATGTCTATTTTTACTATACCTATAACGCTGTTAGCGGTATTAACTAACATAACAGCATTTAACCGTTTAAAAGAGGCGAAGAGAAATTTGCTGGAGAAAGAAAAAGGGATCGATATTTAA
- a CDS encoding DUF5686 and carboxypeptidase-like regulatory domain-containing protein, whose product MNFRYLLKGLFASAFFLLYSTLLVAQNTIVSGKVIDASDKQPLPFVSVGFPGTTVGVTTDSDGKFTLNTSRQVTQIKISFVGYKEVVLNISPGKTQTLNTVSLQPISEQLTEVEIRSGKKVRYRNRDNPAVELIRRVIANKEKNRPERYNYVEYREYDKLQFALSNLPPSLTERKLLRKYAFLLNNKDSVTVPGKALTPIFLDEKLSQYYYRRNPEAERTVLLGEKKTDLGSFIDSDGINDYIKNLYAKVDVYDNNIFLVTKNFLSPISDNSPNFYKFFITDTITTADNSKLVELSFTPRNTEDILFEGKIYVTIDSNYAVQRVKLGINKNINVNYLTSMNINQDFEKNTDGRYRLVKSNTLAEFKVGKKRNGGFFGIRTITYGDYLINHPRPDTAYTGEKQTDEEIEALQKQPIEFWKQNRLDTLTTAESKVYTNIDSLTNMPSFKRTMDIATLVLAGYKSFGKFEIGPANTFYSFNPVEGLKLRLGGRTTPELSKRYYFETYAAYGFKDEKWKYFISATYSLNNKSIYKFPQNYVRFSFNRDTRVPGAQLQFVQRDNIFLSFTRGTNDKYLYNDLYRFDYVREFENHFSYSFTFRNLKQTPAGSLYYQNNTGRIQDLTTSDATLMFRYAPNEKFYQGKIYRIPIPNKYPIFTVDYTMGINKLFGGQYGYHNLHARVDKRVYLSQLGWADVFVEGGRMFSKVPYPLLNIFRANQSFNYDIYSYNLMNFLEFVSDKYVSVNIDQHFQGFFFNKVPLLKKLKWREVASFKAIKGGLTDQNNPAINGSLFQFPVTSTGAPITYALGNEPYMEGSVGIENIFKLLRVDLVRRFSYLDHPQVAQYGIRARVKFEF is encoded by the coding sequence ATGAATTTTAGATATTTGTTAAAAGGGCTTTTCGCGTCGGCGTTCTTTTTATTGTATTCAACACTGTTGGTTGCACAAAATACCATAGTTTCCGGTAAGGTTATAGACGCTTCCGACAAACAACCTCTTCCTTTTGTAAGTGTGGGCTTTCCGGGTACGACCGTTGGTGTAACTACCGATAGCGATGGTAAATTTACTTTAAACACCAGCAGACAGGTAACGCAAATAAAAATTTCCTTTGTGGGATATAAAGAAGTTGTGCTGAATATTTCTCCAGGTAAAACTCAAACGTTAAATACAGTTAGTTTACAACCAATATCCGAACAATTAACTGAGGTTGAAATAAGATCAGGTAAAAAGGTTAGATATCGTAACAGAGACAACCCTGCCGTTGAACTGATTCGCCGCGTGATAGCTAATAAAGAGAAGAATCGCCCGGAGAGATACAACTATGTTGAGTATCGCGAATACGATAAATTACAATTTGCGCTGAGCAACCTTCCTCCGTCGCTTACTGAACGAAAATTACTGCGTAAATACGCTTTCCTTTTAAATAACAAAGATAGCGTTACCGTACCCGGCAAGGCGCTTACGCCTATATTTTTAGATGAGAAACTTTCTCAATATTACTACCGCCGTAATCCGGAAGCGGAACGTACGGTTTTATTAGGCGAGAAGAAAACGGATTTAGGTTCTTTTATTGACAGTGATGGTATAAATGATTATATCAAGAACTTATACGCTAAGGTTGATGTTTATGACAATAACATCTTCCTGGTTACCAAAAACTTTTTAAGTCCCATCTCTGATAATTCTCCAAACTTTTATAAGTTTTTTATTACAGACACCATCACCACTGCCGATAACAGCAAACTGGTTGAGTTGAGCTTTACACCGCGTAATACCGAGGATATTTTATTTGAAGGTAAAATTTACGTAACTATTGACAGCAACTACGCCGTGCAACGCGTTAAGCTGGGCATTAATAAGAACATTAATGTTAACTACTTAACTTCAATGAACATCAATCAGGATTTTGAAAAAAACACTGATGGTCGTTATCGTTTAGTGAAGAGTAATACCCTTGCAGAATTTAAAGTTGGTAAGAAACGAAATGGCGGCTTCTTCGGTATCAGAACCATCACTTACGGAGATTATTTGATCAACCACCCTCGCCCTGATACTGCTTATACCGGTGAAAAACAAACTGACGAAGAAATTGAAGCGCTACAAAAACAACCTATTGAATTTTGGAAGCAAAACCGCTTAGATACGTTGACCACAGCCGAATCAAAGGTTTATACCAATATTGATAGCTTAACCAATATGCCATCATTTAAACGTACGATGGATATTGCTACACTTGTTTTAGCGGGTTATAAATCATTTGGTAAGTTTGAAATTGGCCCCGCCAATACTTTTTACAGCTTTAACCCGGTTGAAGGTTTAAAACTACGTTTAGGCGGACGTACTACGCCAGAGTTAAGCAAGCGTTATTATTTTGAAACCTATGCTGCTTACGGCTTTAAAGATGAAAAATGGAAGTATTTTATTAGCGCTACCTACTCGCTAAATAACAAATCTATTTATAAGTTCCCGCAAAACTATGTACGCTTTAGCTTTAACCGTGACACAAGGGTACCGGGAGCGCAATTGCAATTTGTTCAACGGGATAACATTTTCTTATCGTTTACACGTGGTACCAACGATAAATATCTTTACAATGACCTTTACCGTTTTGATTATGTGCGAGAGTTTGAAAATCATTTTAGCTACTCGTTCACTTTCAGAAATTTAAAGCAAACACCTGCCGGATCATTGTATTATCAAAACAATACCGGTCGTATTCAGGATCTTACTACCAGCGATGCAACTTTGATGTTCAGGTATGCACCTAACGAGAAGTTCTACCAAGGCAAAATATACCGTATCCCTATACCTAACAAATACCCAATATTCACTGTTGATTATACTATGGGTATCAACAAATTATTTGGTGGTCAGTATGGCTATCATAACCTCCATGCAAGAGTAGATAAACGTGTTTATCTATCGCAATTAGGCTGGGCCGATGTTTTTGTTGAAGGTGGCCGTATGTTTAGTAAAGTGCCTTATCCGCTGTTAAACATATTCAGGGCTAACCAATCATTCAACTATGATATTTACTCTTACAACCTCATGAACTTTTTAGAGTTTGTAAGCGATAAATATGTGAGTGTAAATATTGACCAGCACTTCCAAGGCTTCTTTTTTAACAAAGTGCCTTTGTTAAAAAAATTAAAATGGAGAGAAGTTGCCTCATTTAAAGCTATTAAAGGTGGTTTAACAGATCAAAACAACCCCGCCATTAACGGATCATTGTTTCAGTTTCCGGTTACTTCAACAGGAGCGCCTATTACCTACGCGTTAGGCAATGAACCTTACATGGAAGGCAGCGTTGGGATAGAAAATATCTTTAAACTTTTGCGTGTTGATTTGGTTAGAAGATTTAGCTATCTGGATCATCCGCAGGTAGCGCAATACGGCATCAGGGCCAGAGTAAAATTCGAATTTTAA
- a CDS encoding inositol-3-phosphate synthase — protein MKNNIQPANGKLGILIPGLGAVATTLIAGVEAVRKGISQPIGSVSQMGTIRLGKRTENRRPKIKDFVPLASLNDVVFGGWDVYPDNVFEAASKAAVLEKDLLAKIKPELESIVPMKAAFDQNYAKNLTATNVKEGTRYELAQQVIEDIQNFKEANGCDRIVLVWCGSTEIYYEASDVHSTLDKFEAGLKADDKLISPSMIYAYAALKQGIPFANGAPNLTVDIPALIELAKITQTPIAGKDFKTGQTLMKTILAPGLAARSLGVNGWFSDNILGNRDGLVLDDPDNFKTKEVSKLGVLEDIFKPEENKELYGDIYHKIRINYYPPHGDNKESWDNIDIFGWLGYKMQIKINFLCRDSILAAPIALDLALFCDLAKRAGMSGVQEWLSFYLKSPQTAPGLHPENDIFKQLAKLENTLRHMMGEDLITHLGLDYYEELAEAQ, from the coding sequence ATGAAAAACAACATTCAACCTGCCAATGGCAAACTGGGAATATTGATTCCTGGTTTGGGAGCCGTGGCTACTACATTGATTGCCGGCGTTGAGGCGGTAAGAAAAGGCATATCACAACCTATAGGATCTGTTAGCCAGATGGGTACTATCCGTTTGGGTAAAAGAACTGAGAACAGACGTCCGAAAATAAAAGATTTTGTACCATTAGCCAGTTTAAACGATGTTGTTTTTGGCGGTTGGGATGTATACCCTGACAACGTTTTTGAAGCTGCTTCAAAAGCTGCCGTGTTAGAAAAAGACCTGCTTGCTAAAATAAAACCTGAATTGGAAAGCATTGTGCCAATGAAGGCCGCTTTTGATCAAAATTACGCTAAAAACCTAACCGCTACCAACGTTAAAGAAGGTACCCGTTATGAGTTAGCACAACAGGTTATTGAAGATATTCAAAACTTTAAAGAAGCTAACGGTTGCGACCGTATAGTTTTAGTATGGTGCGGTTCAACCGAGATCTACTACGAAGCATCAGACGTACACAGCACTTTAGATAAGTTTGAGGCAGGCCTTAAAGCTGACGATAAACTGATATCGCCAAGCATGATCTATGCGTACGCTGCCTTAAAACAAGGCATTCCGTTTGCTAACGGTGCTCCTAACTTAACAGTTGATATCCCGGCATTGATCGAGTTAGCTAAAATAACTCAAACGCCAATTGCAGGTAAAGACTTTAAAACCGGTCAGACATTGATGAAAACCATTCTGGCTCCCGGTTTAGCTGCACGTTCATTGGGCGTAAACGGTTGGTTCTCTGATAATATTTTAGGTAACCGCGACGGTTTAGTATTGGATGATCCTGATAACTTTAAAACCAAAGAGGTTTCAAAACTGGGTGTATTGGAAGACATTTTCAAGCCTGAAGAAAACAAGGAGCTTTATGGTGATATCTACCACAAGATCCGCATTAATTACTATCCGCCACATGGCGATAACAAAGAAAGCTGGGATAACATTGATATTTTTGGCTGGTTAGGCTACAAAATGCAGATCAAGATCAACTTCCTTTGCCGCGACTCTATTTTGGCTGCTCCTATTGCGTTAGACTTAGCCTTGTTCTGCGACCTTGCTAAACGTGCCGGAATGAGCGGTGTACAAGAGTGGCTTTCTTTTTACCTTAAATCGCCTCAAACTGCTCCGGGATTACACCCCGAGAATGACATATTTAAGCAATTGGCTAAATTGGAAAATACACTGCGCCATATGATGGGCGAAGACCTGATCACCCATTTAGGATTGGACTATTACGAAGAGTTAGCAGAAGCTCAATAA
- a CDS encoding NAD-dependent epimerase/dehydratase family protein: MKERVLITGASGFVGYHLINEALAANFEVFAAVRKSSNVSHLNGLNINFTDIQYNDPSALEKEMRQKQYTYIIHAAGVTRARTIEEYNTINAQYTFNLAKAAVDSGINLKKFVLVSSLAAIGPLNDIKAIIDEDTTPKPITAYGASKLLAEQKLKTIADLNYTILRPTAVYGPRDTGIFIFFKQLSKGIEAYISRAEQKLSFIYVTDLAKACVNALTSGEKKAYNLSDGKSYSKYDLGNETRLALNKKTFKFHISVNFMKIVASVAEKVSNLKGEAPILNREKLTELTAVTWICSIEQAKKDMGFNPQYDLHHGVAETIMWYKQNKWL; the protein is encoded by the coding sequence ATGAAGGAAAGGGTTTTAATAACCGGTGCAAGTGGTTTTGTAGGTTATCATTTAATTAATGAGGCGCTTGCAGCAAACTTTGAAGTTTTTGCAGCAGTTAGGAAAAGTAGTAATGTAAGTCACTTAAATGGTTTAAATATCAATTTTACCGATATACAATATAATGATCCTTCTGCTTTAGAGAAAGAAATGCGGCAGAAACAATACACGTATATTATTCATGCGGCAGGCGTAACCCGGGCACGAACTATTGAGGAGTATAACACTATAAATGCACAATACACCTTCAATCTGGCAAAAGCCGCGGTTGATTCGGGAATCAACCTGAAAAAATTTGTGTTGGTAAGTAGTTTAGCAGCAATTGGTCCGCTGAATGACATAAAAGCAATAATTGACGAGGATACTACACCAAAGCCCATAACGGCTTATGGAGCCAGTAAACTGCTTGCCGAACAGAAACTAAAAACTATAGCAGATTTAAACTATACCATACTAAGGCCCACCGCCGTTTACGGGCCGCGCGATACCGGGATATTTATCTTTTTTAAACAGCTAAGCAAAGGTATTGAAGCTTATATAAGTCGTGCGGAGCAGAAGCTAAGCTTTATATATGTAACAGATTTAGCTAAAGCATGCGTAAATGCTTTAACAAGTGGAGAAAAAAAAGCTTATAACCTAAGCGATGGTAAAAGCTACAGTAAATACGATTTGGGTAACGAAACCCGCCTCGCGCTGAATAAGAAAACGTTTAAGTTTCACATTTCGGTAAATTTTATGAAAATTGTAGCAAGTGTGGCAGAAAAAGTGAGTAATTTGAAAGGTGAAGCGCCTATACTTAACCGCGAAAAACTAACAGAACTAACTGCCGTTACCTGGATATGCAGTATTGAACAGGCAAAAAAAGATATGGGTTTTAACCCGCAATATGATTTGCACCATGGCGTGGCCGAAACCATAATGTGGTACAAACAAAATAAATGGCTTTAA
- a CDS encoding GNAT family N-acetyltransferase: MRKIISVASKKELGAFIDFPHDLYNDDPNYVPELFIAQRDLLTKHPFHKHNKLQAFLVYDNDKVVGRIAAILNNAHNEYNKANDGFFGFFDCVNDKEVAALLFKAAADWLKDKGITGKFIGPTNFSTNEACGLLIRGFDTPPMLMYTYNAPYYQNLIEGLGFDKQIDLISWHWDGQAYDDKSVRLLDSLQERLKRSNVVIRKVDLKNFKDETIKLREVYNHAWDKNTGFVPLTDEEFDYLAKDLKLILDPDFCLIAEQEGKIVGFGIALPNYNEIFKTIKRGRLLPTGIFKLLFNKKKITGIRIYALGVIEGYRKMGIEACLYGTIIKEYKRKGYLHAEAGWTLENNDMINKAIEAIKGDPQKTYRLYEKQI; this comes from the coding sequence ATGAGAAAAATAATTTCGGTTGCATCAAAAAAAGAGCTCGGTGCTTTTATTGATTTCCCCCACGACCTGTATAACGATGACCCCAATTATGTGCCCGAGCTTTTTATAGCACAACGCGACCTGCTCACAAAACACCCTTTTCATAAGCACAACAAGTTACAGGCTTTTTTAGTGTATGACAACGATAAGGTGGTTGGCCGCATAGCAGCTATTTTAAACAACGCGCATAACGAGTACAATAAAGCCAATGATGGCTTTTTTGGTTTTTTTGACTGCGTAAATGATAAAGAAGTTGCAGCACTACTTTTTAAAGCAGCTGCCGATTGGCTTAAGGATAAAGGCATAACCGGAAAGTTTATAGGGCCAACCAATTTCTCAACCAATGAAGCATGTGGCTTGTTGATACGGGGCTTTGATACCCCCCCTATGTTGATGTACACCTACAATGCGCCTTATTATCAGAACCTGATAGAAGGACTTGGCTTCGATAAACAGATTGATCTGATATCGTGGCACTGGGACGGGCAGGCCTATGATGATAAGTCTGTGCGTTTACTGGATAGTTTGCAGGAGCGCTTAAAACGAAGCAACGTGGTTATACGAAAGGTTGATCTTAAAAATTTTAAAGATGAGACTATAAAGCTGCGTGAAGTTTATAACCACGCGTGGGATAAAAACACCGGCTTTGTGCCTTTAACGGATGAAGAGTTTGATTACCTGGCAAAAGATCTGAAACTGATACTTGACCCCGACTTTTGTTTGATTGCTGAGCAGGAAGGTAAAATAGTTGGCTTTGGTATTGCACTCCCTAACTACAACGAAATTTTTAAAACCATTAAGCGCGGTCGGTTGTTACCTACGGGCATTTTCAAACTGTTGTTTAACAAAAAGAAGATAACAGGCATACGCATTTACGCATTAGGTGTAATTGAAGGTTACCGTAAAATGGGTATTGAGGCTTGTTTATACGGCACAATTATAAAGGAATACAAGCGCAAAGGCTATTTGCACGCGGAGGCCGGCTGGACGCTTGAAAACAACGATATGATCAATAAAGCAATTGAAGCTATAAAGGGCGATCCTCAAAAAACATATCGTTTGTACGAAAAACAAATATGA
- the spt gene encoding serine palmitoyltransferase, translating to MVKKLHEKIAQFKDAAMIREKGLYPYFRPIESGQDTEVIIDGKRVLMFGSNSYLGLTNHPKIKEASKKAIDKYGSGCAGSRFLNGTLDIHIELEDRLASYVGKEAAVLFSTGFQVNLGVLSCVTGRNDYLILDEYNHASLIDGSRLSFSKVIKYGHNDMADLERKLSILPEEAVKVIAVDGIFSMEGDIVKLPEIVQIADKYGANIMVDDAHSLGVIGHLGAGTASHFNLTDEVDLIMGTFSKSLASLGGFIAADAETIDYMKHRARSLMFSASMTPGSVASVIAALDIIESEPERIQKLWDNTNYAMKLLLDEGFDLGPTESPILPIFVRDNDKTFLVTKHLQSSGIFVNPVVSPAVPSDSSLLRFSLMATHTFEQIDEAVEKIAKAFKDVGVPMRVKERI from the coding sequence ATGGTTAAAAAACTACATGAGAAAATTGCTCAGTTCAAAGATGCAGCAATGATCAGGGAGAAGGGCTTGTATCCGTATTTTAGGCCTATTGAATCCGGACAGGATACAGAGGTGATAATTGACGGCAAGCGCGTGTTGATGTTTGGTTCAAACTCATATCTTGGTCTAACTAATCACCCTAAAATTAAGGAAGCATCAAAAAAAGCAATTGACAAATATGGATCAGGTTGCGCAGGTTCAAGATTTTTGAACGGTACGCTTGATATACATATTGAATTAGAGGACAGATTGGCCAGTTATGTAGGTAAAGAAGCCGCTGTTTTATTTAGCACTGGCTTTCAGGTTAACCTTGGTGTATTATCATGCGTTACCGGAAGAAATGACTACCTTATTTTAGATGAATACAATCACGCTTCTTTAATTGACGGGAGCCGCCTATCCTTTTCAAAAGTTATAAAGTACGGCCATAATGATATGGCCGACCTTGAGCGTAAGTTAAGCATCCTACCCGAAGAAGCGGTTAAAGTTATCGCTGTTGATGGTATATTCAGCATGGAAGGTGATATTGTTAAATTACCTGAAATTGTTCAGATAGCCGATAAGTATGGTGCCAACATAATGGTTGACGATGCACACAGCTTAGGGGTTATTGGGCATTTGGGTGCCGGTACAGCCTCTCACTTCAATCTGACAGATGAAGTTGACCTTATAATGGGTACATTCAGTAAGTCGTTGGCATCATTAGGCGGTTTTATTGCTGCTGATGCAGAAACTATTGATTATATGAAGCATCGCGCACGTTCATTAATGTTCAGTGCGAGCATGACGCCGGGTTCTGTAGCAAGCGTTATAGCAGCTTTAGACATTATTGAATCAGAACCTGAGCGCATTCAGAAACTTTGGGACAATACTAATTATGCCATGAAGCTATTATTGGACGAAGGTTTTGACCTCGGCCCAACAGAAAGCCCTATCCTACCAATATTTGTACGTGATAATGATAAAACTTTCCTGGTTACCAAACATCTGCAATCATCAGGTATATTTGTTAACCCGGTAGTTTCTCCGGCAGTACCGTCAGATTCATCTCTACTGCGCTTCTCATTAATGGCAACGCACACATTTGAGCAAATTGATGAGGCGGTTGAGAAGATAGCAAAAGCCTTTAAAGATGTTGGCGTACCAATGCGTGTAAAGGAACGGATCTAA